A window from Saccharomyces eubayanus strain FM1318 chromosome XIV, whole genome shotgun sequence encodes these proteins:
- the LAP3 gene encoding bleomycin hydrolase, with amino-acid sequence MLPASLSRSLYSNTLRHHLSKALHSITTIRKMSSSIDISKINSWNKELQSDLTHQLATTVLKNYNADDALLNKTRLLQQDNRIFNTLVSTDSTPVTNQKSSGRCWLFAATNQLRLNVISELNLKEFELSQAYLFFYDKLEKANYFLDQIISSAGEDVDSRLVQYLLAAPTEDGGQYSMFLNLVKKYGLVPKDLYGDLAYSTTASRKWNSLLTTKLREFAETLRTALEEHSAGDSEIAILREEMQMEIFRLMSLFMDLPPVQPNKEFTWEYVDKDKKIHTIKSTPLEFATKYAKLDTSKPVSLINDPRHPYGKLIRIDRLGNVLGGDAVLYLNVDNETLSKLVVKRLQNNKAVFFGSHTPKFMDKKVGVMDVELWNYPAIGYNLPQEKASRIKYHESLMTHAMLITGCHVDETSKLPVRYRVENSWGKDSGKDGLYVMTQQYFEEYCFQIVVDIDELPEELATKFTSGKEEPIVLPIWDPMGALAK; translated from the coding sequence ATGCTACCCGCGTCTCTCTCTCGGTCCTTGTATTCCAACACACTCAGGCatcatctttcaaaagctttACACAGCATCACCAccataagaaaaatgtcaTCCTCCATCGATATCAGCAAGATCAATTCTTGGAACAAAGAGCTGCAATCGGACTTGACGCACCAATTGGCCACCACCGTTCTCAAGAACTACAACGCCGATGACGCGCTCTTGAACAAGACTAGGCTGCTGCAGCAGGACAACAGAATCTTCAACACCCTCGTCTCCACCGATTCCACCCCCGTCACCAACCAAAAAAGCTCCGGTAGATGCTGGCTATTTGCCGCTACCAACCAATTGCGTTTGAACGTCATATCCGAATTGAACTTGAAAGAGTTCGAACTGTCCCAGGCTTACTTGTTCTTTTACGATAAACtagaaaaagcaaactaTTTCCTGGACCAAATCATCTCCTCCGCTGGCGAAGACGTCGATTCTCGTCTGGTACAGTACTTGTTGGCTGCCCCCACCGAAGATGGTGGTCAGTATAGCATGTTCTTGAATTTGGTCAAGAAGTACGGCCTTGTCCCCAAGGATCTGTACGGAGACTTGGCTTATTCCACCACTGCTTCCAGAAAATGGAATTCGCTGTTGACCACCAAGTTGAGAGAATTTGCTGAGACTTTACGAACTGCCTTGGAAGAGCACTCTGCTGGCGACTCCGAAATTGCCATTTTGAGGGAGGAAATGCAAATGGAGATCTTCAGATTGATGTCTTTGTTCATGGACTTGCCCCCAGTGCAACCAAACAAAGAGTTCACTTGGGAATATGTCGAcaaagacaagaagattCACACTATCAAGTCGACCCCATTGGAGTTTGCCACCAAATACGCAAAGCTGGACACTTCCAAACCAGTCTCATTAATCAACGACCCAAGACACCCATACGGCAAGCTGATCAGGATTGACCGTTTGGGTAACGTCCTCGGGGGCGACGCCGTGCTTTATCTAAATGTCGACAATGAAACATTGTCCAAGTTGGTCGTCAAGAGGTTGCAAAACAACAAGGCTGTCTTTTTCGGTTCTCACACTCCAAAATTCATGGACAAGAAGGTCGGCGTCATGGACGTCGAGTTATGGAACTACCCCGCCATCGGCTACAACTTGCCCCAAGAAAAGGCCTCACGTATCAAGTACCACGAAAGTTTGATGACCCATGCAATGTTGATCACTGGTTGCCACGTCGATGAGACGTCCAAGTTGCCAGTCCGCTACCGTGTAGAAAACTCCTGGGGAAAAGACTCCGGTAAGGACGGCCTGTACGTCATGACTCAGCAATACTTCGAGGAGTACTGTTTCCAGATCGTAGTCGACATCGATGAGTTGCCCGAAGAATTGGCCACAAAATTCACCTCGGGTAAAGAAGAACCCATTGTTTTGCCCATCTGGGATCCAATGGGCGCTTTGGCCAAATAG
- the ATG2 gene encoding Atg2p, whose protein sequence is MAFWLPQNIQKRLLLYVLQQISLFSNIDLSNLDVSIGSKSHFSFHDVNLSLDDLNIPNVQINEGIVDELVLKLTVSGGVEIDGSGLRFVITPLYSTGSQELPSDFLAKSIHDLTNSMLQFTDPLSSQNNRYNEDDISSSDSSGDLGSTTETSKTSGNSSYSLQNMRNKALNVALAKLKIALKDITICFIMNETDPSQSIVEVHLESIQLTTTNGNLRHINIGNLTVSLVQKQTVSSASSHSSNNDDLSQSVCYSKMEATSLYMSAMEEQSNDDDESETTQTQQNDDKSKETLMEINDLNIAFKGLSSINDLKMYDIAIDIQDVHLTIYKIIKTNNPILKSIMEIIVTHLDNSDEEPTEDLHEVQKTSFLSSVDVKCIHLNVSEGITAILKSFEMEQKLNSVLAISLGSFYSNSASLTINHKTKPLFTGELTPLNVSLNIADELEIAIDKTGMTKLLNIHQFFSQCMTIYQSKSKKLAPKITSNIARNTKLTFKALNFSIKFPYSSLCFQASPFTYDSETCEFHIELVEVYKNFPSRSPKVLTMSNITISNPQSRLQLGSYDDTLKEALIYSSIHASIEEVTAQDEYLGIVQLVTDISEIAELFTDLSTDHSSRSKSKRGSYLQRSVRVLNSSRFVYKQSTSAIFSFQINSIRLKLLDIIEPQFGSIDALLSNNFFAITEDSQIVYFSKNLLIERKSTSLEEPQEIVSMILNKTVHEPVLYLHRRANGKIRIILNKMRIHYYARWLEILKKNINSDNLGSKDASVSQKPSKNQSDSGFPWELKCLDCALILHPFRLKSVMVIVLDNLTSSGSSYIPQVKLLSKVNTLFLIDDYSNFKIQKDKNWPNLISFYANQGFSAIGKIDTLNFMINKFDETLLLDCKIGQVGLSLCADXFQTFCQLCVDLKYPQTFPDEKKFKTELRSPIDVFKDIDCDLFNSAFILENDGLQNDYESVHLVDSFLDKAQEFNSGARSKLSSQGSHEPDSSSGTGTDAILLPHESYLDSSQSKDDDIPIMASEEQERNVDIRGSIDIEKVIVKLFDGYDWKYTRKFITNTVDKLDRELNEVEEKGPKSNIQSEANIFDSIYISANKNNVSDLKKNLDGEIQGVQNSFIDVSKVNLRPSKHYKALIQLNKLQVNLKTYRVDEPKESESDNSTDILNKCVISVYEFEVIDNVPTSTWNKFVTLLKHEPWPHNSPMFLMNLELIRPIDFLQAVELVMQLKIAPLRLHVDQDTLEFLIRFGGFKDKRFELIDEYPDVVFVQKFCTNSIKLRLDYKPKKVDYAGLRSGQTSELMNFFTLDGSKIVLKSVVLYGLNGFDELNDKLKGIWTPDITNKQLPGVLEGLAPVRSFMAIGSGVKTLVTVLMSEYKQEGHLGKSLKKSGNVFVKTTTGDFIKLGVKLTSGTQAILENTEELFGGVGSNGRMYDASKAGSSGDGDDDAAAVLDLDAILEEDQLVGSKYSRIRDHEPTAVVIDVSSSGNPNGEPKIVSLYADQPLDVPTGLKEAYSSLEKHMHIAYDAVWRAKGQMKDDRRGGPSAAAVYVARAAPVAIIRPLIGATEAVSKTLQGIANQVDKTHNEQINDKYKSNRI, encoded by the coding sequence ATGGCATTTTGGTTACCTCAAAATATACAAAAGCGGCTGTTGCTATATGTCCTCCAGCAAATATCGCTATTTTCCAATATAGATCTATCCAACCTGGATGTCTCTATAGGCTCCAAGTCTCATTTCTCTTTCCATGATGTGAATCTCTCACTCGATGATCTAAATATCCCGAATGTGCAAATAAACGAGGGCATAGTTGACGAGCTTGTACTAAAGCTAACTGTCTCTGGCGGAGTGGAAATCGATGGGTCTGGTTTGAGATTTGTCATAACACCTTTATATTCCACAGGTTCGCAAGAACTCCCTTCTGACTTTTTAGCTAAAAGCATTCATGATCTTACAAATTCCATGCTACAGTTTACCGATCCCTTGAGCTCGCAAAATAACAGGtataatgaagatgacatTAGTTCTTCAGATAGTAGTGGTGATCTTGGTTCTACTACAGAAACGTCGAAGACGAGTGGAAATAGTTCTTATTCACTTCAAAATATGCGAAATAAAGCCCTTAATGTTGCCCTAgctaaattgaaaatagcACTGAAGGATATCACGATATGTTTTATAATGAATGAAACGGATCCCTCTCAAAGTATTGTTGAAGTTCATCTAGAAAGCATACAACTCACGACAACGAATGGAAACTTACGGCATATAAATATCGGAAACTTAACAGTTTCATTGGTACAGAAACAAACCGTATCTAGCGCTTCCTCTCACTCTTCCAATAATGATGATCTCTCACAAAGTGTTTGTTACTCTAAGATGGAGGCAACGTCACTCTATATGAGTGCCATGGAAGAGCAATCaaatgacgacgacgaatCTGAAACCACACAGACACAAcaaaatgatgataagTCCAAGGAAACCCTAATGGAAATAAACGATTTAAATATAGCATTTAAGGGTCTATCTTCTATCAATGATCTCAAAATGTATGACATCGCTATAGACATACAGGATGTCCATCTAACGATATATAAAATCATTAAAACAAACAACcccattttgaaaagtatCATGGAGATCATTGTCACTCATTTGGATAATAGTGATGAAGAACCCACAGAAGATTTACATGAAGTGCAAAAaacttcttttctctcCTCTGTGGATGTCAAATGCATACACTTGAACGTTTCTGAGGGTATCACAGCaatcttgaaaagttttgaaatggAACAAAAACTAAATAGCGTTCTAGCCATTTCTCTAGGCTCTTTTTATTCCAATTCAGCTTCATTGACAATTAACCATAAAACCAAGCCATTATTCACCGGTGAACTAACTCCTCTAAATGTCAGCTTAAATATTGCCGATGAATTAGAGATTGCCATTGACAAGACTGGCATGACTAAACTACTCAACATTCAtcagtttttttcacaatGCATGACCATTTATCAAAGTAAATCAAAAAAGCTGGCGCCTAAAATAACCTCAAATATTgcaagaaatacaaaattaACTTTCAAAGCACTGAATTTCTCGATTAAATTCCCATACTCTTCATTATGTTTCCAGGCCTCACCTTTTACTTACGATTCTGAAACGTGTGAATTCCACATCGAACTGGTAGAAGTATACAAGAATTTCCCTTCTCGATCTCCAAAAGTGTTAACAATGTCAAATATTACAATTTCCAATCCGCAATCCCGTTTGCAGCTGGGATCATATGACGATACGTTAAAAGAGGCACTAATATATAGTTCCATTCATGCCAGCATCGAAGAGGTAACAGCACAAGATGAATATTTGGGAATAGTGCAATTAGTGACAGATATCTCTGAGATTGCAGAACTTTTTACGGATTTAAGTACTGACCACTCAAGCAGGtcaaaaagtaaaagagGCTCGTATTTGCAAAGGAGCGTTAGGGTATTGAATTCTTCTAGGTTCGTTTACAAACAGAGCACATCCgccattttttcatttcaaatAAATTCCATAAGATTGAAACTATTGGATATTATAGAACCGCAGTTTGGTTCTATAGATGCATTGCTATCAAACAACTTCTTTGCAATTACAGAGGATTCTCAGATAGTCTATTTCTCAAAGAACCTGCTgatagaaagaaaatcaacatCACTGGAGGAACCACAAGAAATTGTGTCAATGATCTTAAATAAAACCGTTCACGAGCCCGTTCTATATCTTCATAGAAGGGCAAACGGAAAGATTAGAATAATTCTTAACAAGATGCGTATCCATTATTATGCAAGATGGTTagagattttgaaaaagaacattaACTCGGATAATCTCGGTTCAAAAGATGCATCAGTATCTCAAAAGCCTAGTAAAAATCAATCAGACTCTGGATTTCCCTGGGAATTGAAATGTCTAGACTGTGCACTAATTCTACATCCTTTCAGATTAAAAAGCGTGATGGTTATTGTACTCGATAACTTGACATCTAGTGGGAGTTCGTATATTCCGCAAGTGAaacttctttcaaaagtgAATACGTTATTTTTGATAGACGACTACTCAAATTTTAAAATCCAAAAGGATAAGAATTGGCCCAATTTAATAAGTTTCTATGCCAATCAAGGCTTCTCGgcaattggaaaaatagacactttgaattttatgATAAACAAATTTGATGAAACGCTCTTGTTGGACTGTAAAATAGGGCAAGTTGGTCTTTCATTGTGCGCAGATTYCTTTCAAACTTTTTGTCAGCTTTGCGTCGATTTGAAGTATCCACAAACGTTCCCTGATgagaagaaattcaaaacagAGTTGAGAAGTCCCATTGATGTATTCAAAGATATTGATTGCGATCTCTTCAACTCTGCTTTCATACTAGAGAATGATGGCCTTCAAAATGATTATGAATCGGTGCATTTAGTGGATAGTTTCCTTGATAAGGCTCAGGAATTTAACAGCGGTGCCAGGAGTAAACTTTCATCTCAAGGCTCGCACGAGCcggattcttcttctggtaCTGGAACGGATGCCATTCTTCTCCCTCATGAGAGTTATTTGGACTCTTCACAATCAAAGGATGATGATATTCCAATAATGGCCTCGgaagagcaagaaagaaatgtAGATATAAGAGGTAGTATTGACATAGAGAAAGTTATCGTAAAGCTGTTTGATGGGTACGATTGGAAATACACCCGGAAATTTATCACGAATACCGTTGATAAATTGGATAGAGAACTCAATgaagtagaagaaaagggaCCGAAATCGAATATTCAATCAGAGGCAAACATTTTTgactctatatatatatctgcTAATAAGAATAATGTTTCcgatttgaagaaaaacttggATGGTGAGATCCAGGGAGTTCAAAATTCCTTTATTGACGTATCCAAAGTTAATTTGCGACCTTCCAAGCATTACAAAGCCTTGATTCAGTTGAACAAATTGCAGGTGAATTTGAAGACTTATCGAGTAGATGAACCAAAGGAATCGGAATCAGATAATTCCACggatattttgaacaaatgTGTGATTTCGGTTTACGAGTTCGAAGTTATAGATAATGTTCCTACATCGACATGGAATAAGTTTGTAACTTTGCTGAAGCATGAACCATGGCCCCACAATTCGCCAATGTTTCTCATGAATCTTGAACTTATCCGTCCAATTGACTTTTTGCAAGCGGTGGAATTAGTGATGCAACTGAAAATTGCACCTTTACGGCTGCATGTGGATCAGGATACTTTAGAATTCCTAATAAGATTTGGGGGTTTTAAAGATAAGAGGTTTGAATTGATTGACGAGTATCCGGACGTTGtatttgttcaaaaattttgcaCTAATTCAATTAAGCTAAGACTAGATTATAAACCAAAGAAAGTCGACTATGCGGGTTTGAGATCAGGACAAACTTCAGAACTAATGAACTTTTTCACGCTTGATGGGTCCAAgattgttttgaaaagcgTCGTGCTATATGGATTGAATggatttgatgaattaAATGATAAATTGAAGGGTATCTGGACACCGGATATTACTAACAAGCAGTTACCTGGTGTTTTGGAGGGTTTGGCTCCCGTTAGGTCGTTCATGGCGATTGGATCGGGTGTAAAGACGCTAGTTACAGTACTTATGTCAGAATATAAGCAAGAAGGCCATTTGGGTAAAAGCTTGAAGAAAAGTGGTAACGTCTTTGTGAAAACTACGACTGGAGACTTTATTAAATTGGGGGTCAAATTAACGTCGGGCACTCAAGCAATTTTAGAGAACACCGAGGAATTATTTGGTGGTGTCGGTTCCAATGGTAGGATGTACGACGCGTCGAAGGCGGGGTCCAGTGGTGATGGTGACGAtgatgctgctgctgtATTAGATTTGGACGCGATATTGGAAGAGGACCAGTTGGTCGGTAGTAAATATTCCAGAATTAGAGACCATGAACCCACAGCGGTAGTCATCGACGTGTCTTCGTCGGGAAACCCGAATGGGGAGCCCAAGATAGTGAGTCTATATGCGGACCAGCCGTTGGACGTGCCCACGGGCTTGAAAGAGGCGTATAGTTCACTAGAGAAGCACATGCACATTGCTTACGACGCGGTGTGGAGGGCCAAGGGACAGATGAAGGACGATAGACGAGGCGGACCCAGTGCCGCAGCGGTTTATGTTGCGAGGGCGGCACCTGTGGCGATAATTCGGCCCTTGATTGGGGCCACCGAGGCTGTTTCCAAGACTTTGCAAGGGATTGCTAATCAAGTGGATAAGACGCACAATGAGCAAATCAACGACAAGTATAAGTCCAACCGGATTTGA
- the ZWF1 gene encoding glucose-6-phosphate dehydrogenase, with translation MISEGPIKFEKNTVISVFGASGDLAKKKTFPALFGLFREGYLDPSTKIFGYARSKLSMDDLKSRVLPHLKKLHGEADDVKIEQFFKMIDYIAGNYDTDEGFDELRTQIERFEKRAQVDVPHRLFYLALPPSVFLTVAKQIKSRVYAQNGITRVIVEKPFGHDLASANELQENLGPLFKEEELFRIDHYLGKELVKNLLVLRFGNQFLNAPWNRDNIQSVQISFKERFGTEGRGGYFDSIGIIRDVMQNHLLQILTLLTMERPVSFDPESIRDEKVKVLKAVAPIDTDDVLLGQYGKSEDGSKPAYVDDDTVEKDSKCVTFAAMTFNIENERWEGVPIMMRAGKALNESKVEIRLQYKAVASGVFKDIPNNELVIRVQPDAAVYLKFNAKTPGLSNATQVTDLNLTYASRYQDFWIPEAYEVLIRDALLGDHSNFVRDDELEISWGLFTPLLKHIERPDGPTPEIYPYGSRGPKGLKEYMQKHKYVMPEKHPYAWPVTKPKPDAKKDK, from the coding sequence ATGATCAGTGAAGGCCCTATCAAGttcgaaaaaaacacaGTCATATCTGTCTTCGGTGCGTCCGGTGACCtggccaagaaaaagaccTTCCCCGCCCTGTTTGGGCTCTTCAGAGAGGGCTATCTGGACCCGTCCACCAAGATCTTCGGCTACGCCCGGTCCAAGCTGTCCATGGACGACCTGAAGTCCCGGGTGCTGCCCCACCTGAAGAAACTGCACGGCGAGGCCGACGATGTCAAGATCGAGCAGTTCTTCAAGATGATCGACTACATCGCGGGCAATTACGACACGGACGAAGGTTTCGACGAGCTCAGAACGCAGATCGAGCGGTTCGAGAAACGCGCCCAGGTCGACGTCCCACACCGTCTCTTCTACCTCGCCTTGCCGCCAAGCGTCTTCTTGACCGTGGCCAAACAGATCAAGAGCCGGGTCTACGCCCAAAACGGCATCACCCGTGTCATCGTGGAGAAGCCCTTCGGCCACGATCTGGCCTCTGCCAACGAGCTGCAGGAGAACCTGGGCCCGCTGTTCAAGGAGGAAGAGCTGTTCAGAATCGACCACTACCTGGGCAAGGAGTTGGTCAAGAACCTCTTGGTGCTGCGTTTCGGTAACCAGTTCTTGAACGCTCCCTGGAACAGAGACAACATCCAGAGCGTCCAGATCTCGTTTAAAGAGCGCTTCGGCACCGAAGGCCGTGGCGGCTATTTTGACTCCATAGGCATAATCAGAGACGTCATGCAGAACCATCTCTTGCAGATCTTGACCCTCTTGACCATGGAGAGGCCCGTCTCGTTCGACCCGGAGTCCATCCGTGATGAGAAGGTCAAGGTCCTCAAGGCCGTCGCGCCCATAGACACAGACGACGTGCTCTTGGGCCAGTACGGCAAATCGGAGGACGGCTCCAAGCCCGCCTACGTCGACGACGACACCGTCGAAAAGGACTCCAAGTGTGTCACTTTCGCGGCAATGACTTTCAACATCGAAAACGAGCGTTGGGAGGGCGTCCCCATCATGATGCGCGCCGGGAAGGCCCTCAACGAGTCCAAGGTCGAGATCCGCCTGCAGTACAAGGCGGTCGCCTCCGGTGTCTTCAAAGACATCCCCAACAACGAGCTGGTCATCAGAGTCCAGCCCGATGCCGCCGTCTACCTGAAGTTCAACGCCAAGACCCCCGGTCTGTCCAACGCCACCCAGGTCACGGACCTGAACCTGACCTACGCAAGCAGGTACCAGGACTTCTGGATTCCCGAGGCGTACGAAGTGTTGATAAGAGACGCCTTGCTGGGCGACCACTCCAACTTCGTGAGAGACGATGAACTGGAGATCAGCTGGGGCCTCTTCACCCCACTACTAAAGCACATAGAGCGTCCAGACGGCCCAACACCGGAAATTTACCCTTACGGTTCAAGAGGCCCAAAGGGCTTGAAAGAGTACATGCAGAAGCACAAGTATGTCATGCCTGAAAAGCATCCCTACGCTTGGCCAGTGACTAAGCCTAAGCCTGATGctaaaaaagataaataG
- the NAR1 gene encoding iron-sulfur cluster assembly protein NAR1: MSALLSESDLNDFISPALACVKPTQVSGGKSTNTNGEYEVTTEPDQPEKVSITLSDCLACSGCITSSEEILLRSQSHSVFLENWGKLSQHPDKFLVVSVSPQCRLSLAQYYDMTLEAADLCLMNFFETQFRCKYMVGTEMGRIVSINKTVEKIIAHKDHERQQGTAADSKPLLSAVCPGFLIYTEKTKPQLAPMLLNVKSPQQITGSLIKNTFHDLGVARDSFYHLALMPCFDKKLEASRPESLDDAIDCVITPREVVTMLQELGLDYKTFATENKTLYGRLSPPGWDPHVHWASNLGGSCGGYAYQYVAAMQRLHPGSQVAVLEGKNSDIVEYRLQMHGSDTPIAAASELSGFRNIQNLVRKLTVPVGGAGPERT, from the coding sequence ATGAGTGCGTTACTATCGGAATCAGACCTCAACGACTTCATCAGTCCCGCGCTGGCGTGCGTCAAGCCCACCCAAGTAAGCGGGGGCAAGAGCACCAACACGAACGGCGAGTACGAAGTGACCACGGAGCCGGACCAGCCGGAGAAGGTCTCCATCACGCTGTCAGACTGCCTCGCCTGCTCCGGCTGCATAACCTCCAGCGAGGAGATCCTACTGCGCAGCCAAAGCCATTCTGTTTTCCTAGAGAACTGGGGGAAGCTTTCACAGCACCCGGACAAGTTCCTCGTGGTGAGCGTTTCGCCGCAGTGCAGACTGTCCCTGGCACAGTACTACGACATGACGCTGGAGGCGGCCGATCTGTGcttgatgaattttttcgaAACGCAGTTCCGCTGCAAATACATGGTCGGCACCGAGATGGGCAGGATCGTGTCCATCAACAAGACCGTGGAGAAGATCATCGCCCACAAGGACCACGAGCGCCAGCAGGGCACCGCGGCGGACAGCAAGCCATTGCTGTCCGCGGTGTGTCCTGGCTTTCTCATCTACACGGAGAAGACCAAGCCGCAGTTGGCCCCCATGCTACTGAACGTCAAGTCGCCACAGCAGATAACAGGCTCCTTGATCAAGAACACGTTCCACGACCTCGGCGTGGCCCGGGACTCGTTCTACCACCTGGCACTGATGCCTTGTTTCGACAAGAAGCTGGAAGCCTCCCGTCCAGAGTCCCTGGACGACGCCATCGATTGTGTGATCACACCCCGCGAGGTGGTCACGATGCTGCAAGAACTGGGGTTGGACTACAAAACGTTTGCCACCGAGAACAAGACCCTGTACGGGCGGCTATCGCCGCCCGGGTGGGACCCGCACGTGCACTGGGCGTCGAACCTGGGCGGCTCCTGCGGCGGCTACGCATACCAGTACGTGGCCGCCATGCAGCGGCTGCACCCGGGTAGCCAGGTGGCCGTCCTGGAGGGTAAGAACAGCGACATCGTCGAGTACCGCCTGCAGATGCACGGCTCGGACACCCCGATAGCCGCCGCGAGCGAGCTGTCTGGTTTCAGAAACATCCAGAACCTGGTGCGCAAGCTGACCGTGCCCGTGGGCGGCGCCGGGCCCGAGCGCACCAG